From Chryseobacterium tructae, one genomic window encodes:
- a CDS encoding group III truncated hemoglobin, with protein sequence MKKLESREDIEHLVNSFYTKVIKDETIGFFFNDVAKVDWDKHLPKMYSFWESILFGQMTYKGNPMGVHFPINEIQAMEQKHFDRWLELWRTTIEENFVGENADMAIYKSENIAKLMAFKMELARRL encoded by the coding sequence ATGAAAAAGCTTGAATCAAGAGAGGATATTGAACACCTGGTCAATTCATTCTATACCAAAGTAATAAAGGATGAAACCATTGGTTTCTTCTTTAATGATGTTGCCAAAGTAGATTGGGATAAGCATCTTCCCAAAATGTATTCTTTTTGGGAATCTATTCTTTTTGGGCAAATGACTTATAAAGGAAATCCAATGGGAGTACACTTTCCGATCAATGAAATACAGGCTATGGAACAAAAACACTTCGACAGATGGCTGGAACTATGGAGAACGACCATTGAGGAAAATTTTGTAGGTGAAAACGCTGATATGGCGATCTATAAATCCGAAAATATTGCCAAGTTGATGGCCTTTAAAATGGAATTAGCGAGAAGACTGTAA